One segment of Patulibacter sp. SYSU D01012 DNA contains the following:
- a CDS encoding ANTAR domain-containing protein — protein MRVLVAEDDPIIGLGIVRRLEGLGHEPLGPVGRAADVLRLARDERVDVYLLDVDLEDADGLELAALLHTEGLSRPVVVLTGLDAPELVDRSIASGVEAFLTKPVDDRQLDAALRVAAARHSELTALQAEVSDARQALADRKLVDQAKGVLIRALGIDEPTAFARIQRTARDRNLKLVDVARSIVAQRALLEGDGPVADA, from the coding sequence ATGCGCGTCCTGGTCGCTGAAGACGATCCGATCATCGGCCTGGGGATCGTGCGGCGCCTGGAGGGCCTGGGCCACGAGCCGCTCGGCCCCGTCGGGCGCGCCGCCGACGTGCTGCGCCTGGCCCGCGACGAGCGCGTCGACGTGTACCTGCTCGACGTCGACCTGGAGGACGCCGACGGCCTGGAGCTCGCGGCGCTGCTGCACACCGAGGGCCTGAGCCGCCCGGTCGTCGTGCTGACCGGCCTGGACGCGCCCGAGCTGGTGGACCGCTCGATCGCGTCGGGCGTCGAGGCGTTCCTGACGAAGCCCGTGGACGACCGGCAGCTCGACGCCGCGCTGCGGGTGGCGGCCGCCCGGCACTCCGAGCTGACGGCACTGCAGGCCGAGGTCTCCGACGCCCGGCAGGCGCTGGCCGACCGCAAGCTCGTCGACCAGGCGAAGGGCGTGCTGATCCGCGCGCTCGGCATCGACGAGCCGACGGCGTTCGCGCGCATCCAGCGCACCGCGCGCGACCGCAACCTGAAGCTCGTCGACGTCGCCCGTTCGATCGTGGCGCAGCGCGCGCTGCTCGAGGGCGACGGGCCGGTCGCGGACGCCTAG
- a CDS encoding sensor histidine kinase: MDAASPVRPAAGDPDASALLEAVRAAALLGWLSVVAVLVGLAVGLPVQHDAAVLGATIAGAAGHASLGLLPWPRLLPTRRGRLLLNLWSAALVAGVCGLVLTAGGASRMDLVFFLVVPFLAMVHEGRALVLWLLAAVAAFLASTLLTTDPLPRAEAVLHLVLLGASAALGRQLAGAIRRQTLARVEAIRRAELEGAMLAEGHHRVKNSLQVVADLLLLGRPAGGDPAAAAAFEHAESRIRSIAAVHDVLAARRGGRVPAGELLDAVLAAAAGDGAVVADVAPIDLPFQQAQHLGVVVNELVVNAHQHGAGAVRVALAADAARPAAPRGRERTRVTLTVADAGGGPSAAAWDAPGLGLRLVRQVVEQGLGGSLERDGDAGAVTVRFDVEHDARPGR; this comes from the coding sequence GTGGACGCGGCTTCCCCCGTGCGCCCGGCGGCCGGCGACCCGGACGCCAGCGCCCTGCTCGAGGCGGTGCGCGCCGCGGCGCTGCTGGGCTGGCTGTCCGTCGTCGCGGTGCTCGTCGGCCTGGCGGTGGGGCTGCCCGTGCAGCACGACGCGGCGGTGCTCGGCGCGACGATCGCGGGCGCCGCGGGGCACGCGTCGCTCGGCCTGCTGCCGTGGCCGCGGCTGCTGCCGACGCGGCGCGGACGGCTCCTGCTCAACCTGTGGTCGGCGGCGCTCGTCGCGGGGGTCTGCGGCCTGGTCCTGACCGCCGGTGGCGCGTCGCGGATGGACCTCGTCTTCTTCCTGGTGGTGCCGTTCCTGGCGATGGTCCACGAGGGCCGGGCGCTCGTCCTGTGGCTGCTCGCGGCGGTCGCGGCGTTCCTGGCGTCGACGCTGCTGACGACCGATCCGCTGCCGCGCGCGGAGGCGGTGCTGCACCTCGTGCTGCTCGGCGCGTCCGCGGCGCTGGGTCGGCAGCTGGCCGGCGCGATCCGGCGGCAGACGCTGGCCCGGGTCGAGGCGATCCGCCGCGCCGAGCTGGAGGGCGCGATGCTCGCCGAGGGGCACCACCGGGTGAAGAACTCGCTGCAGGTCGTCGCGGACCTGCTGCTGCTGGGCCGGCCCGCCGGCGGCGACCCGGCGGCGGCCGCGGCGTTCGAGCACGCGGAGTCGCGGATCCGGTCGATCGCCGCGGTCCACGACGTCCTCGCCGCCCGGCGCGGCGGGCGCGTGCCGGCCGGCGAGCTGCTCGACGCCGTGCTGGCCGCGGCGGCGGGCGACGGCGCGGTCGTCGCCGACGTCGCGCCGATCGACCTGCCGTTCCAGCAGGCCCAGCACCTGGGGGTCGTCGTCAACGAGCTCGTCGTCAACGCCCACCAGCACGGCGCCGGGGCGGTGCGGGTGGCGCTGGCCGCCGACGCCGCGCGGCCGGCCGCGCCGCGCGGACGCGAGCGCACGCGGGTGACGCTGACCGTCGCGGACGCGGGCGGCGGCCCGTCCGCCGCCGCCTGGGACGCCCCGGGCCTGGGCCTGCGCCTGGTGCGCCAGGTCGTCGAGCAGGGCCTGGGCGGCAGCCTCGAGCGGGACGGCGACGCCGGGGCCGTCACGGTGCGCTTCGATGTGGAGCACGATGCGCGTCCTGGTCGCTGA
- a CDS encoding cytochrome ubiquinol oxidase subunit I yields the protein MTPPIIAATALDLSRWQFALTTLIHYSVVAVSIGLTFQVALMQTRWHRTGDERWLRLTKYYARPMLICFAVGVVTGLIQTFQFGMNWSDFSTYAGDIFGAPLALEGLAAFFVESVFLGLWIFGWDRLGPRVHLACLWLVALATVMSAWAILSANTWMQGPRGYRVVDGKAELTDVASVFLNVDVGLTVAHVVLTALLTGSVIVLAIAAYNLRKRRDVEIFRRAATLACTVGVVAGSFGLVAGHFQGVRAVERQPMKMAAAEALYETESPASLSLFAIGPIHRNPGEPPVNVKLPGALSLLNDFSFSSTFRGIDELQAEAVRRYGPGDYVPVVPLMYWSFRLMIGAGSALVLLLGVGLWLARRRRLETSPLFLRLAIGAAALPFVAQAGGWLLREGGRQPWIVQGLLRTADGRSPAVSAFAVGTSLAVFLAIYGTVVVVALRTARRELAHGLPEPASPDGAGRIAPAPALAY from the coding sequence GTGACACCCCCCATCATCGCGGCGACGGCGCTCGACCTCTCGCGCTGGCAGTTCGCCCTCACCACGCTCATCCACTACTCCGTCGTGGCCGTGTCGATCGGCCTGACGTTCCAGGTCGCCCTCATGCAGACCCGGTGGCACCGCACCGGCGACGAGCGCTGGCTGCGGCTGACGAAGTACTACGCCCGGCCGATGCTGATCTGCTTCGCCGTCGGCGTCGTCACCGGCCTGATCCAGACGTTCCAGTTCGGGATGAACTGGTCGGACTTCTCGACGTACGCCGGCGACATCTTCGGCGCGCCGCTCGCCCTCGAGGGCCTGGCGGCGTTCTTCGTCGAGTCCGTCTTCCTGGGCCTGTGGATCTTCGGCTGGGACCGCCTGGGGCCGCGCGTGCACCTGGCGTGCCTGTGGCTCGTCGCCCTCGCGACGGTCATGTCGGCGTGGGCGATCCTCTCGGCCAACACCTGGATGCAGGGCCCTCGCGGGTACCGCGTCGTGGACGGCAAGGCCGAGCTGACCGACGTCGCGTCCGTGTTCCTCAACGTCGACGTCGGCCTGACCGTGGCGCACGTCGTCCTCACGGCGCTGCTCACCGGCAGCGTGATCGTGCTGGCGATCGCCGCGTACAACCTGCGCAAGCGGCGCGACGTCGAGATCTTCCGCCGCGCGGCCACGCTGGCGTGCACCGTCGGCGTGGTCGCCGGGTCGTTCGGGCTGGTCGCGGGCCACTTCCAGGGCGTGCGCGCCGTCGAGCGGCAGCCGATGAAGATGGCCGCCGCCGAGGCGCTGTACGAGACGGAGTCGCCCGCCAGCCTGTCGCTCTTCGCGATCGGCCCGATCCACCGCAACCCGGGCGAGCCGCCGGTCAACGTGAAGCTGCCGGGGGCGCTGTCGCTGCTGAACGACTTCTCGTTCTCGTCGACGTTCCGCGGCATCGACGAGCTGCAGGCCGAGGCCGTCCGCCGCTACGGCCCCGGCGACTACGTGCCCGTGGTGCCGCTCATGTACTGGAGCTTCCGCCTGATGATCGGGGCCGGCTCGGCGCTCGTGCTGCTGCTCGGCGTCGGCCTGTGGCTGGCGCGGAGGCGGCGCCTGGAGACCTCGCCCCTGTTCCTGCGCCTGGCGATCGGCGCGGCCGCGCTGCCGTTCGTCGCGCAGGCCGGCGGCTGGCTGCTGCGCGAGGGCGGTCGGCAGCCGTGGATCGTCCAGGGCCTGCTGCGGACCGCCGACGGCCGCTCGCCCGCCGTGTCCGCGTTCGCCGTCGGCACCAGCCTGGCCGTCTTCCTGGCGATCTACGGCACCGTCGTCGTCGTCGCGCTGCGGACCGCCCGCCGCGAGCTGGCGCACGGACTGCCCGAGCCCGCGTCCCCCGACGGCGCGGGACGCATCGCCCCCGCACCGGCCCTGGCCTACTAG
- a CDS encoding cytochrome d ubiquinol oxidase subunit II: protein MDPSTLQTTWFALLGAVWVLYLVLGGTDLGVGMLLRRTDARTALRAIGPTWAANDVWLVIAVAAMLGSFPGWYAAWASGLYLPLVVLLVALMLRHAGIELMTHATERAVERWKRVIAVSSVVLAFGWGVVWTGALDGSLARGEAGGLGVLSPRSVLVGLALVALCRLQGLAFLRLRVPAARAGLPLRRASAVTAVLVLAAGVALATGAAPGVGLGAVGAAGLALAGAGLALVVAAGAAGRAGWALLAGAAVTTGAVVAVFGALFPTPIAGAGGVTVTGAAAGNPTLSSMLWIAALLLPPLLAALAFAYVRFLRAPEGVARGGVAGAVARALRGTLHELR from the coding sequence GTGGATCCCTCGACCCTGCAGACGACCTGGTTCGCGCTCCTCGGCGCGGTCTGGGTGCTGTACCTCGTCCTCGGCGGCACCGACCTGGGCGTCGGGATGCTGCTGCGGCGCACCGACGCGCGCACCGCGCTGCGCGCCATCGGCCCGACCTGGGCGGCGAACGACGTGTGGCTCGTCATCGCCGTCGCCGCGATGCTCGGCTCGTTCCCCGGCTGGTATGCCGCCTGGGCGTCCGGCCTGTACCTGCCGCTCGTCGTGCTGCTCGTCGCGCTCATGCTGCGCCACGCCGGCATCGAGCTGATGACCCACGCGACCGAGCGGGCGGTGGAGCGCTGGAAGCGCGTCATCGCCGTCTCCAGCGTCGTGCTCGCGTTCGGCTGGGGCGTCGTGTGGACCGGCGCGCTCGACGGGTCGCTGGCGCGCGGCGAGGCCGGCGGCCTGGGCGTGCTCAGCCCCCGCAGCGTCCTCGTCGGGCTGGCGCTCGTGGCGCTGTGCCGCCTGCAGGGGCTCGCGTTCCTGCGCCTGCGCGTGCCGGCGGCGCGCGCGGGGCTGCCGCTGCGCCGCGCCTCGGCCGTCACGGCGGTGCTCGTCTTGGCCGCCGGGGTCGCCCTGGCGACCGGGGCCGCACCCGGCGTCGGCTTGGGCGCGGTCGGCGCGGCGGGTCTCGCCCTCGCCGGCGCCGGGCTCGCCCTGGTCGTCGCGGCCGGGGCGGCCGGCCGCGCGGGCTGGGCGCTGCTGGCGGGCGCCGCCGTGACCACGGGGGCGGTCGTCGCCGTCTTCGGCGCCCTCTTCCCCACGCCGATCGCCGGTGCCGGCGGCGTGACGGTGACCGGCGCCGCGGCGGGCAACCCGACGCTCTCGAGCATGCTGTGGATCGCCGCGCTGCTGCTCCCGCCCCTGCTGGCGGCGCTCGCCTTCGCCTACGTCCGCTTCCTGCGGGCGCCCGAGGGCGTCGCGCGCGGGGGCGTCGCCGGGGCGGTCGCGCGCGCGTTGCGGGGGACGCTGCACGAGCTGCGGTGA
- a CDS encoding long-chain-fatty-acid--CoA ligase has product MPQPQDPAAPLPAVADAPLTPLSFLLRSARVWAERPAVVDGERTWTYAEHLDRVRRAAGALVGRGVAPGDRVATVLPNVPAMLELHYAVPGVGAVLVPLNTRLAAAEYEYVLEHCGARLLVAWTGLRDALLPALRARGDAAPEVVWVAPHDAPDDGWDDLLAGAPAQELTLPADERALLSINYTSGTTGRPKGVMTTHRGAYLHSLGVIAEAGLTPRSAYLWTLPMFHCNGWAYTWAVTAMGVKHVCLPQVEGAAIWRALREEGITHLCAAPTVIVTIVEAPEAAPLERPVSLVVGGAPPAPALIARAEHLGIRITHMYGLTETYGPFAVCAWNPDWDDRPEEERSRLRARQGVGTVVSERLRVVDGQMRDVPADGETLGEVVMRGNNVMTGYYRDEEATRKAFAGGWFHSGDLGVLHPDGYVELRDRLKDVVISGGENIATIEVEQALNAHPAVSEVAVVGAPDERWGEVPVAYVVARGDAPDPEELRAFVRERLAGFKVPKRIELVNELPKTGTGKIQKFRLRERAAG; this is encoded by the coding sequence GTGCCCCAGCCCCAGGATCCCGCGGCCCCGCTGCCCGCGGTCGCCGACGCCCCGCTCACGCCGCTGAGCTTCCTGCTGCGCAGCGCGCGCGTGTGGGCGGAGCGCCCGGCCGTCGTCGACGGGGAACGCACGTGGACCTACGCCGAGCACCTCGACCGCGTGCGGCGGGCGGCCGGCGCCCTCGTCGGGCGCGGCGTGGCGCCCGGCGACCGCGTCGCGACGGTGCTCCCCAACGTGCCCGCCATGCTCGAGCTGCACTACGCCGTGCCGGGGGTCGGGGCGGTGCTCGTCCCCCTCAACACGCGGCTGGCCGCGGCGGAGTACGAGTACGTGCTCGAGCACTGCGGCGCCCGGCTGCTCGTGGCGTGGACGGGCCTGCGCGACGCGCTCCTCCCCGCCCTGCGCGCGCGGGGCGACGCGGCGCCCGAGGTGGTGTGGGTCGCTCCGCACGACGCGCCCGACGACGGCTGGGACGACCTGCTCGCGGGCGCCCCCGCGCAGGAGCTGACGCTCCCCGCCGACGAGCGCGCGCTGCTGTCGATCAACTACACCTCGGGCACCACCGGGCGGCCGAAGGGCGTCATGACGACGCACCGCGGCGCGTACCTGCACAGCCTGGGCGTGATCGCGGAGGCGGGCCTGACGCCGCGCAGCGCCTACCTGTGGACGCTGCCGATGTTCCACTGCAACGGCTGGGCGTACACCTGGGCCGTCACCGCGATGGGCGTGAAGCACGTGTGCCTGCCGCAGGTCGAGGGCGCCGCGATCTGGCGGGCGCTGCGCGAGGAGGGGATCACGCACCTGTGCGCCGCGCCGACGGTCATCGTCACGATCGTCGAGGCGCCCGAGGCCGCGCCGCTCGAACGGCCGGTCAGCCTGGTCGTCGGCGGCGCGCCGCCCGCCCCCGCGCTCATCGCGCGCGCCGAGCACCTGGGCATCCGCATCACCCACATGTACGGGCTGACCGAGACGTACGGGCCCTTCGCGGTGTGCGCGTGGAACCCGGACTGGGACGACCGGCCCGAGGAGGAGCGCAGCCGCCTGCGGGCCCGGCAGGGCGTCGGCACGGTCGTCTCGGAGCGCCTGCGCGTCGTCGACGGGCAGATGCGGGACGTGCCCGCCGACGGCGAGACGCTCGGCGAGGTCGTCATGCGCGGCAACAACGTCATGACGGGCTACTACCGCGACGAGGAGGCCACGCGGAAGGCGTTCGCCGGCGGGTGGTTCCACTCCGGCGACCTGGGCGTGCTGCACCCGGACGGCTACGTCGAGCTGCGCGACCGCCTGAAGGACGTCGTCATCTCGGGCGGCGAGAACATCGCCACGATCGAGGTGGAGCAGGCGCTGAACGCCCACCCGGCGGTGTCCGAGGTGGCGGTGGTCGGCGCGCCGGACGAGCGCTGGGGCGAGGTGCCCGTCGCCTACGTCGTCGCGCGCGGCGACGCGCCCGACCCCGAGGAGCTGCGCGCGTTCGTGCGCGAGCGGCTGGCCGGCTTCAAGGTGCCGAAGCGGATCGAGCTGGTGAACGAGCTGCCGAAGACGGGGACGGGGAAGATCCAGAAGTTCCGCCTGCGCGAGCGGGCGGCGGGCTGA
- a CDS encoding DUF3817 domain-containing protein: MFDVSHSDVRTTRRLLNVILAIAVVDFVLLVPLVLGKFGVIDTDSYVHVVGMTHGILFIILLGLAGLGMLQRRWNWKFPAAVVVAGLVGLVVLPDLFIRRELEAGERAAAPLEG, encoded by the coding sequence ATGTTCGACGTCTCGCACTCCGACGTCCGCACGACGCGGCGTCTCCTCAACGTGATCCTGGCGATCGCGGTGGTCGACTTCGTGCTCCTCGTGCCGCTCGTCCTCGGCAAGTTCGGCGTCATCGACACCGACTCGTACGTCCACGTCGTCGGCATGACGCACGGGATCCTGTTCATCATCCTGCTCGGCCTCGCGGGCCTGGGCATGCTGCAGCGCCGGTGGAACTGGAAGTTCCCGGCCGCCGTCGTCGTGGCGGGCCTCGTCGGCCTGGTCGTGCTGCCCGACCTGTTCATCCGCCGCGAGCTCGAGGCCGGCGAGCGCGCCGCCGCGCCCCTCGAGGGCTGA
- a CDS encoding MIP family channel protein — protein MSTGEDGLRPTTGGGATPPVGPEGAVAQASTASAPARDGHGAAPPPPDAGAPPRAPGHRRWGWQRTVKGEVASEFLGTFVLILLGNGVTAMSIAALNQSGRGAEAFAASGDWLLLAIGWGLAVMFGVYVAGGVSGAHLNPAVSILLAARRGFPWRKVPAYAAAQVAGAFVGAAVVYLNYKGAIDSMEVAAKMTRGEPDSVPGFAIFATTPAPYFDSWIGPFADQVIGTAMLAALLFAVTEELNPAVRASLGPVLIGLIVVAIGVSLGANAGYAINPARDLGPRLLAWVAGWGSVAMPGDYGNVNGYLWVPIVGPIVGALVGGFVYDRFVGGVLKAREEAGVEAEVGRTTADGPA, from the coding sequence GTGAGCACGGGAGAGGACGGCCTGCGGCCGACGACGGGAGGCGGCGCCACGCCGCCCGTAGGACCGGAGGGGGCGGTGGCGCAGGCGAGCACCGCGTCGGCGCCGGCACGCGACGGGCACGGCGCGGCGCCACCGCCCCCGGACGCCGGCGCGCCGCCGCGCGCGCCGGGCCACCGGCGGTGGGGCTGGCAGCGGACGGTGAAGGGCGAGGTCGCCTCCGAGTTCCTCGGCACGTTCGTCCTGATCCTGCTCGGCAACGGCGTGACGGCGATGTCGATCGCGGCGCTCAACCAGTCCGGGCGCGGCGCCGAGGCGTTCGCGGCGAGCGGCGACTGGCTGCTGCTGGCGATCGGCTGGGGCCTGGCGGTGATGTTCGGCGTCTACGTCGCCGGCGGCGTCTCGGGCGCGCACCTCAATCCGGCGGTGTCGATCCTGCTCGCGGCGCGGCGCGGGTTCCCGTGGCGCAAGGTGCCGGCCTACGCGGCGGCGCAGGTCGCGGGCGCGTTCGTCGGCGCGGCCGTGGTCTACCTGAACTACAAGGGCGCCATCGACAGCATGGAGGTGGCCGCCAAGATGACCCGCGGCGAGCCGGACTCGGTGCCGGGCTTCGCGATCTTCGCGACGACCCCGGCGCCGTACTTCGACTCGTGGATCGGCCCGTTCGCGGACCAGGTCATCGGCACCGCGATGCTCGCGGCCCTGCTGTTCGCGGTGACGGAGGAGCTCAACCCCGCCGTGCGCGCGTCGCTCGGCCCGGTGCTCATCGGCCTGATCGTCGTGGCGATCGGCGTCTCGCTCGGCGCCAACGCCGGCTACGCGATCAACCCCGCCCGCGACCTGGGCCCCCGGCTGCTCGCCTGGGTGGCCGGCTGGGGCAGCGTCGCCATGCCCGGCGACTACGGCAACGTCAACGGCTACCTGTGGGTACCGATCGTCGGCCCGATCGTGGGCGCGCTCGTCGGCGGCTTCGTCTACGACCGCTTCGTCGGCGGCGTGCTGAAGGCGCGCGAGGAGGCGGGCGTCGAAGCCGAGGTCGGCCGGACGACGGCGGACGGCCCGGCCTGA
- a CDS encoding GAF domain-containing protein, producing the protein MQNPWLGISSGIDPVGLSRLLARAHERAAAGRPVPPMVRSVISDSWARAQAAGLDPTGPHVPMLLDYGDAMARWQEHPLARFGSVIEGVLGGVAHDVQHLVTAADGDGTMLWSMGHPRVLAASESIRFVPGYGWDEEVAGTNGIGTALRVDHAVQVFSAEHFARRYHGWCCTGAPVHDPETGRAIGALCLSTGIKGAHPYALSLVTSAASTIEALLGGELATRREALKSRYYELAARHPGTPSALVDRTGRVLACSPVGWLRGPLVRVEDGGWIASGGASVLHDEPLPHGASVVWGVPERRAASSRPAPDPEPLEIEVLGRPSARVRLQGTRVELPPRRSELLLLLALHPQGLTARQLAEELYGNADALVTVRAEVSRLRRQLGGLLGTKPYRLVGPVRVDLLELEARLQEHGADGTPDGGEDVLPGADSPTVRGARERLRALRTPAPPLPDAA; encoded by the coding sequence ATGCAGAACCCGTGGCTCGGCATCTCCTCCGGGATCGACCCGGTGGGACTCTCCCGGCTGCTCGCGCGCGCCCACGAACGGGCCGCGGCGGGCCGCCCGGTCCCGCCGATGGTGCGGTCCGTGATCAGCGACTCCTGGGCCCGCGCGCAGGCCGCAGGACTCGATCCCACGGGGCCGCACGTGCCGATGCTCCTGGACTACGGGGACGCCATGGCGCGGTGGCAGGAGCACCCGCTCGCGCGCTTCGGGTCCGTCATCGAGGGCGTGCTGGGCGGGGTGGCGCACGACGTCCAGCACCTGGTCACCGCGGCCGACGGCGACGGCACGATGCTGTGGTCGATGGGCCACCCGCGCGTGCTCGCGGCGTCGGAGTCCATCCGCTTCGTCCCTGGCTACGGCTGGGACGAGGAGGTCGCCGGCACGAACGGCATCGGCACCGCGCTGCGCGTGGACCACGCCGTGCAGGTCTTCTCGGCCGAGCACTTCGCCCGCCGGTACCACGGCTGGTGCTGCACCGGGGCGCCCGTCCACGATCCCGAGACGGGGCGGGCGATCGGCGCGCTGTGCCTGTCGACCGGGATCAAGGGCGCGCACCCGTACGCGCTGTCGCTCGTGACGAGCGCCGCGAGCACGATCGAGGCGCTGCTCGGTGGCGAGCTGGCCACCCGCCGTGAAGCGCTGAAGAGCCGGTACTACGAGCTGGCGGCGCGGCACCCCGGCACGCCGAGCGCCCTCGTCGACCGCACGGGCCGCGTCCTGGCGTGCTCGCCCGTCGGCTGGCTGCGGGGGCCGCTCGTGCGGGTCGAGGACGGCGGCTGGATCGCCAGCGGAGGCGCGTCCGTCCTGCACGACGAGCCGCTGCCGCACGGCGCGTCCGTCGTCTGGGGCGTGCCCGAGCGGCGCGCCGCGTCGTCCCGCCCGGCGCCCGACCCCGAGCCCCTCGAGATCGAGGTCCTCGGCCGGCCGTCCGCGCGGGTCCGGCTGCAGGGCACGCGGGTCGAACTGCCGCCGCGGCGCAGCGAGCTGCTGCTCCTGCTGGCGCTCCACCCGCAGGGCCTGACCGCGCGCCAGCTCGCCGAGGAGCTCTACGGCAACGCCGACGCCCTCGTCACGGTCCGCGCCGAGGTGTCCCGCCTGCGGAGGCAGCTCGGGGGTCTGCTGGGCACGAAGCCCTACCGACTGGTCGGTCCGGTTCGGGTCGACCTGCTCGAGCTGGAGGCCCGCCTGCAGGAGCACGGCGCCGACGGCACGCCCGACGGCGGCGAGGACGTGCTGCCCGGGGCCGACAGCCCGACGGTGCGCGGCGCGCGCGAGCGGCTGCGGGCGCTGCGCACGCCGGCGCCGCCGCTGCCGGACGCCGCCTGA
- a CDS encoding diol dehydratase small subunit: MATDTPALDPGRDYPIGLHRPELLRTPTGRTLEDLTLENALGGQVTAEDLRITPETLGLQAQVAEAAGRPQLAENFRRAAELTAVPDERVLEIYAALRPNASTKDELLAIAAELEETYGASANAELVRDAAAVYERRDCLAD, translated from the coding sequence ATGGCCACCGACACCCCCGCGCTCGATCCCGGACGGGACTACCCGATCGGGCTGCACCGCCCCGAGCTGCTGCGCACCCCCACGGGCCGCACGCTCGAGGACCTGACCCTGGAGAACGCCCTCGGCGGCCAGGTGACCGCGGAGGACCTGCGCATCACCCCCGAGACGCTCGGGCTGCAGGCCCAGGTCGCCGAGGCGGCGGGCCGGCCCCAGCTGGCCGAGAACTTCCGGCGCGCCGCCGAGCTGACCGCCGTCCCCGACGAGCGGGTCCTCGAGATCTACGCCGCCCTGCGGCCCAACGCGTCGACGAAGGACGAGCTGCTGGCGATCGCCGCCGAGCTCGAGGAGACCTACGGCGCGAGCGCGAACGCCGAGCTCGTGCGCGACGCCGCCGCCGTCTACGAGCGCCGCGACTGCCTCGCGGACTGA
- a CDS encoding propanediol/glycerol family dehydratase large subunit, with amino-acid sequence MSSTLNGPADAAAPAAPRRSKRTELLEQRPVNRDGFVDEWPEVGLVAMEHDGDPTPSVRVEDGRIVEMDGRTREQFDFLDTFIADRAIDPAVAEEAMAIPPVEIAHMLVDPKVPRPEVIRIASGLTPAALLEVVKTMNVVEMMMAMQKMRARRTPSNQAHCTSARDNPLQVAADAAEAATRGFDELETTLGVVRYAPLVALGLLVGAQAGRPGILTQCALEEATELSLGMRGLTTYAETISVYGTESVFKDGDDTPWSKAFLASAYASRGIKMRFTSGTGSEVQMGNAEGRSMLYLEIRCILVTRGGGVQGLQNGSISCIGVPGAVPSGIRAVLAENLIAAMADLECASGNDQSFSHSDMRRVSRSLMQMLPGTDFVCSGYSAVPNSDNMFAGSNWDAADFDDWNVIQRDLKIDGGLRHVEEGELLAARERGARALQAVFAQLGFPAITDEEVEAVVYGHGSEDLPRRDVVEDLKAAQRMTEDGITGLDVVRALDAGGFPELAAGLFDLLRQRVAGDLLQTAAIIDREGNTRSAVNDRNDYAGPGTGYRPEGARWEEMKRLRFVTNADNPEA; translated from the coding sequence ATGTCCTCCACCCTGAACGGCCCCGCCGACGCCGCCGCCCCCGCGGCCCCGCGGCGCTCCAAGCGCACCGAGCTGCTCGAGCAGCGCCCCGTCAACCGCGACGGCTTCGTCGACGAGTGGCCCGAGGTCGGCCTGGTCGCGATGGAGCACGACGGCGACCCCACGCCGAGCGTGCGCGTGGAGGACGGCCGCATCGTCGAGATGGACGGCCGCACCCGCGAGCAGTTCGACTTCCTCGACACCTTCATCGCCGACCGCGCGATCGACCCGGCGGTGGCGGAGGAGGCGATGGCGATCCCGCCCGTCGAGATCGCCCACATGCTCGTCGACCCGAAGGTCCCGCGCCCCGAGGTCATCCGCATCGCGTCGGGCCTGACCCCCGCGGCCCTGCTCGAGGTCGTCAAGACGATGAACGTCGTCGAGATGATGATGGCGATGCAGAAGATGCGGGCCCGGCGGACCCCGTCGAACCAGGCCCACTGCACCAGCGCCCGCGACAACCCCCTCCAGGTCGCCGCCGACGCCGCCGAGGCCGCCACCCGCGGCTTCGACGAGCTCGAGACCACCCTCGGCGTCGTCCGCTACGCGCCGCTCGTCGCCCTCGGCCTGCTCGTCGGCGCGCAGGCCGGCCGTCCGGGCATCCTCACCCAGTGCGCGCTCGAGGAGGCCACCGAGCTGTCCCTCGGCATGCGCGGCCTGACCACCTACGCCGAGACGATCTCCGTCTACGGCACGGAGTCGGTGTTCAAGGACGGCGACGACACCCCGTGGTCGAAGGCGTTCCTCGCGTCGGCCTACGCCTCGCGCGGCATCAAGATGCGCTTCACCTCGGGCACCGGCTCCGAGGTGCAGATGGGCAACGCCGAGGGCCGGTCGATGCTGTACCTGGAGATCCGCTGCATCCTCGTCACGCGCGGCGGCGGCGTGCAGGGCCTGCAGAACGGCTCGATCTCGTGCATCGGCGTCCCGGGCGCCGTGCCCTCCGGCATCCGCGCGGTGCTGGCCGAGAACCTGATCGCCGCGATGGCCGACCTGGAGTGCGCGTCGGGCAACGACCAGTCCTTCAGCCACTCCGACATGCGCCGCGTCTCCCGCTCGCTCATGCAGATGCTGCCGGGCACGGACTTCGTCTGCTCGGGCTACTCGGCCGTGCCGAACTCGGACAACATGTTCGCCGGCTCGAACTGGGACGCCGCGGACTTCGACGACTGGAACGTCATCCAGCGCGACCTGAAGATCGACGGCGGCCTGCGCCACGTCGAGGAGGGCGAGCTGCTCGCCGCCCGCGAGCGCGGCGCCCGCGCCCTGCAGGCCGTGTTCGCGCAGCTCGGCTTCCCCGCGATCACGGACGAGGAGGTCGAGGCCGTCGTCTACGGGCACGGCTCCGAGGACCTGCCGCGCCGCGACGTCGTCGAGGACCTGAAGGCCGCGCAGCGGATGACCGAGGACGGGATCACCGGCCTGGACGTCGTCCGCGCGCTCGACGCCGGCGGCTTCCCCGAGCTGGCCGCCGGCCTGTTCGACCTGCTCCGCCAGCGCGTCGCCGGCGACCTGCTGCAGACCGCGGCGATCATCGACCGCGAGGGCAACACCCGCTCCGCCGTCAACGACCGCAACGACTACGCGGGCCCCGGCACCGGCTACCGGCCCGAGGGCGCGCGCTGGGAGGAGATGAAGCGCCTGCGCTTCGTCACGAACGCCGACAACCCCGAGGCCTGA